Proteins encoded in a region of the Balaenoptera ricei isolate mBalRic1 chromosome 19, mBalRic1.hap2, whole genome shotgun sequence genome:
- the FCGRT gene encoding IgG receptor FcRn large subunit p51 isoform X2 gives MRVRRPQPWGLGLLLVLLPGTLSAGTPAHLLSSPVSPAESHRSLLYHFTAVSAPASGTPAFWVSGWLGPQQYLSYNNLRAEAEPYGAWVWESQVSWYWEKETTDLRNKEKLFLEALQVLGEGGPYTLQGLLGCELGPDNVSVPVAKFALNGEEFMIFDPKMGTWDGDWPESQTIGIKWTQQPEAVNKEKTFLLYSCPHRLLGHLERGRGNLEWKEPPSMRLKARPGSPGFSVLTCSAFSFYPPELQLRFVRNGMAAGSGEGDIGPNGDGSFHAWSSLTVKSGDEHHYCCVVQHAGLAQPLTVELESPAKSSVPVVGIVIGFLLLMTVAAGGALLWRRMRKGLPAPWISFRGDDVGALLPTPGLSKEAES, from the exons ATGCGGGTCCGCCGGCCTCAGCCCTGGGGGCTCGGTCTGCTGCTCGTCCTCCTGCCTGGGACGTTGAGTGCAG GTACCCCGGCCCATCTGCTCTCTTCACCTGTGTCTCCGGCAGAGAGCCATCGCTCCCTCCTGTACCACTTCACCGCCGTGTCCGCCCCTGCCTCGGGGACTCCTGCCTTCTGGGTATCGGGCTGGCTGGGTCCACAGCAGTACCTGAGCTACAATAACCTGCGGGCTGAGGCTGAGCCCTACGGCGCTTGGGTCTGGGAAAGCCAGGTGTCCTGGTATTGGGAGAAAGAGACCACAGACCTGAGGAACAAGGAGAAGCTCTTCCTCGAAGCTCTCCAAGTTTTAGGGGAAGGAG GTCCCTACACCCTGCAGGGCCTGTTGGGCTGCGAGTTGGGCCCTGACAATGTCTCGGTGCCTGTGGCCAAGTTTGCCCTGAATGGCGAGGAGTTCATGATATTTGACCCCAAGATGGGCACCTGGGATGGGGACTGGCCTGAGTCCCAGACCATCGGTATCAAGTGGACGCAGCAGCCCGAGGCAGTCAACAAGGAGAAGACCTTCCTGCTCTACTCCTGCCCCCACCGGCTGCTGGGGCATCTGGAGAGGGGCCGAGGCAACCTGGAGTGGAAGG AGCCACCCTCCATGCGCCTGAAGGCCCGACCGGGCAGCCCTGGCTTTTCTGTGCTCACCTGCAGTGCCTTCTCCTTCTACCCACCCGAGCTGCAGCTGCGATTCGTACGGAATGGGATGGCAGCTGGCTCTGGTGAGGGTGACATTGGCCCCAACGGTGATGGCTCCTTCCACGCCTGGTCATCGCTAACAGTCAAGAGTGGCGACGAGCACCACTACTGCTGCGTGGTGCAGCACGCAGGGCTGGCCCAGCCCCTCACTGTGGAGCTGG AATCACCAGCCAAGTCCTCGGTGCCAGTGGTTGGAATCGTCATCGGCTTCTTACTGCTCATGACAGTGGCTGCAGGAGGAGCTCTTCTGTGGAGGAGGATGAGGAAGGGGCTGCCAG CCCCTTGGATCTCTTTCCGTGGGGACGACGTAGGGGCCCTCCTACCCACTCCTGGCCTGTCCAAGGAAGCTGAATCTTAG
- the RPS11 gene encoding small ribosomal subunit protein uS17, protein MADIQTERAYQKQPTIFQNKKRVLLGETGKEKLPRYYKNIGLGFKTPKEAIEGTYIDKKCPFTGNVSIRGRILSGVVTKMKMQRTIVIRRDYLHYIRKYNRFEKRHKNMSVHLSPCFRDVQIGDIVTVGECRPLSKTVRFNVLKVTKAAGTKKQFQKF, encoded by the exons ATGGCTGACATTCAG ACTGAGCGTGCGTACCAAAAGCAACCGACTATCTTCCAAAATAAGAAGAGGGTCCTGCTTGGAGAAACTGGCAAGGAGAAGCTCCCGCGATACTACAAGAACATTGGTCTGGGCTTCAAGACACCGAAGGAG GCCATCGAGGGCACCTACATTGACAAGAAATGCCCTTTTACTGGTAATGTCTCCATCCGAGGGCGAATCCTGTCTG GTGTGGTGACCAAAATGAAGATGCAGAGGACCATTGTCATCCGCCGAGACTACCTGCACTACATCCGAAAGTACAACCGCTTCGAGAAGCGCCACAAGAACATGTCTGTGCACCTTTCCCCCTGCTTCAG GGACGTCCAGATTGGTGACATTGTCACAGTGGGCGAGTGCCGGCCCCTGAGCAAGACGGTGCGCTTCAACGTGCTCAAGGTCACCAAGGCTGCCGGCACCAAGAAGCAGTTCCAGAAGTTCTGA
- the FCGRT gene encoding IgG receptor FcRn large subunit p51 isoform X1, with amino-acid sequence MRVRRPQPWGLGLLLVLLPGTLSAESHRSLLYHFTAVSAPASGTPAFWVSGWLGPQQYLSYNNLRAEAEPYGAWVWESQVSWYWEKETTDLRNKEKLFLEALQVLGEGGPYTLQGLLGCELGPDNVSVPVAKFALNGEEFMIFDPKMGTWDGDWPESQTIGIKWTQQPEAVNKEKTFLLYSCPHRLLGHLERGRGNLEWKEPPSMRLKARPGSPGFSVLTCSAFSFYPPELQLRFVRNGMAAGSGEGDIGPNGDGSFHAWSSLTVKSGDEHHYCCVVQHAGLAQPLTVELESPAKSSVPVVGIVIGFLLLMTVAAGGALLWRRMRKGLPAPWISFRGDDVGALLPTPGLSKEAES; translated from the exons ATGCGGGTCCGCCGGCCTCAGCCCTGGGGGCTCGGTCTGCTGCTCGTCCTCCTGCCTGGGACGTTGAGTGCAG AGAGCCATCGCTCCCTCCTGTACCACTTCACCGCCGTGTCCGCCCCTGCCTCGGGGACTCCTGCCTTCTGGGTATCGGGCTGGCTGGGTCCACAGCAGTACCTGAGCTACAATAACCTGCGGGCTGAGGCTGAGCCCTACGGCGCTTGGGTCTGGGAAAGCCAGGTGTCCTGGTATTGGGAGAAAGAGACCACAGACCTGAGGAACAAGGAGAAGCTCTTCCTCGAAGCTCTCCAAGTTTTAGGGGAAGGAG GTCCCTACACCCTGCAGGGCCTGTTGGGCTGCGAGTTGGGCCCTGACAATGTCTCGGTGCCTGTGGCCAAGTTTGCCCTGAATGGCGAGGAGTTCATGATATTTGACCCCAAGATGGGCACCTGGGATGGGGACTGGCCTGAGTCCCAGACCATCGGTATCAAGTGGACGCAGCAGCCCGAGGCAGTCAACAAGGAGAAGACCTTCCTGCTCTACTCCTGCCCCCACCGGCTGCTGGGGCATCTGGAGAGGGGCCGAGGCAACCTGGAGTGGAAGG AGCCACCCTCCATGCGCCTGAAGGCCCGACCGGGCAGCCCTGGCTTTTCTGTGCTCACCTGCAGTGCCTTCTCCTTCTACCCACCCGAGCTGCAGCTGCGATTCGTACGGAATGGGATGGCAGCTGGCTCTGGTGAGGGTGACATTGGCCCCAACGGTGATGGCTCCTTCCACGCCTGGTCATCGCTAACAGTCAAGAGTGGCGACGAGCACCACTACTGCTGCGTGGTGCAGCACGCAGGGCTGGCCCAGCCCCTCACTGTGGAGCTGG AATCACCAGCCAAGTCCTCGGTGCCAGTGGTTGGAATCGTCATCGGCTTCTTACTGCTCATGACAGTGGCTGCAGGAGGAGCTCTTCTGTGGAGGAGGATGAGGAAGGGGCTGCCAG CCCCTTGGATCTCTTTCCGTGGGGACGACGTAGGGGCCCTCCTACCCACTCCTGGCCTGTCCAAGGAAGCTGAATCTTAG